The following are from one region of the Chromobacterium phragmitis genome:
- a CDS encoding amino acid adenylation domain-containing protein, translating into MSHDHVSAASNRTERAFDSRLGFHHLFESMARVRPDAPAVGDGERALSYAQLSDDSSRLAAYLAARGAGPGAKVSIFMDRSIDLVVAMLAIAKTGAAYIPLDPAYPERRLHDMVEDSGTTLILTHRALQPRADALAGARCESVALDANWPRIAASAPHPVASALEDGQLAYVIYTSGSTGQPKGVMVGHVALTNFLQSMAETPGMAAGEVMLAVTTHSFDISGLELLLPLIAGGLCWLCPADAAADAHRLLALMERVKPTIMQATPATWTMLSHAGWTNERRMKVLCGGEPLPDALKHFFDRTCADAWNMYGPTETTIWSTVERLEAGKPVSIGRPIANTRVYIAREDGRLCDVGEAGELCIAGLGLAQGYLNKPELTAGKFAANPYESSGRLYRTGDLAHWQPDGSIMHLGRIDNQVKIRGHRIEIGAIEAHLDSHPGMVQSVVVARQHPGGGQLAAYCVAEAGSKLSPDALRDYLAQRLPGYMVPAFIVEIDEIPLTPSGKTDRKALAERPVAAVRAAASAIEADAVLRFIIDDWQGLLGVADIGADTRFRDIGGNSVAANLFISNINKAFGLKLTLTALQDCQSPADIARVVAGMGGQAGVAEQADGQPEKARVGVRHDIAIVGMAGRFPGADTVDAFWANVAAGRNCVSEIGGSREELRGERQAAWAGLISGVYDFDPAFFRISPREAELMDPQQRLMLICAWRALEDAGIAPQVFRERRTGVFVAASQNDYALEAARQAGNAGYLVTGHAASMIPNRISHSLDLFGPSECVETTCSSSLVALHRAVRAIRQGECEQAIVGGVNLLTSPEYFDSYEAMGLLSADRATRTFQPDADGYVRSEGLGVAILKPLERALDDGDFIHAVVKGTSVNHGGNTASLTTPSAAGIAAAMRDAVADSGVAVGTIGYIEAHGTGSVAGDDVEVAALQSAFEQLAGEGAARGACALGGLKPCIGHTEIASGMAALFKVAKAMSHGVLPGVPGVRGEDARARWPDSMFRIEGSNRDWTLPESGGEPPPRRAGINSYGFGVNAHVIVEAHRLPPAKKPASAGQALAARRVAVLSARTPRQLATVAGELRAYLSAHPGSDLASVTHTLQVGRQALAVRLAIVAGDVAELANRLERAEAVLARGATVQGEDFAAIGGTFYSAARRDEPHSQAIDAMSPEMSDPAELASAWAAGVDVRWASLSDGPPRLPLPGYPFQLEEYRVGAGAGRVAEQAAPKAVSAGRTRAKRICVVGAGPGGLVMAKSLLEEGHAPVVYEAQGKLGGVWNLERDKTVGTYSTTRFQNSKDTSFFSDFYPRDMDDMFPNVRDVRAYLEAYTDRFDLKRHIHCGVSVTAVREDGGCWQVETVSEQGRKTETFDGVALCHGRYQIPRKMTVDGLDRFPGKVMHAGQYYDNAPFAGKRVLVIGNGVSGMDIATEASKVADAVYWSIRSRKFILPRMVGFLPNDFVSPVNLLLSDRMRAQRHLDRLALAVPEFNDAFERSGMRPSLDEFMSHPFIHINDEVVGLVASGRIRTVFGQVDRFEDGACYHQGSEEAIEDIDIVVECGGYRTDALWHYLDGIEPKRDFAMGLFHRRNPMLVNQYGLQEVGVIGTFPHLEMVSRWYAQIVSGKYALSEAELALDADTRQIVMGPLANVVIGMKLGFAPDPSVEFKAFWALLNRPCFPAQYRLRGAHAWADAAGVVEMCRQRAFVHGEEQDPEIRLLKFRLLAGLGADALRRLLETGEITEAEREGALAHLGDPLVVDWNSQFLTPADGGTGTRLDPLEDEYRTLIRRLKDRTLDGDGLLRELKKLSRVG; encoded by the coding sequence ATGTCGCATGATCATGTTTCGGCGGCGTCGAACCGCACCGAGCGCGCCTTCGATTCGCGCCTGGGTTTCCACCATCTTTTCGAATCGATGGCGCGGGTCCGTCCGGATGCGCCGGCCGTCGGCGACGGCGAGCGCGCGCTCAGCTACGCGCAATTGAGCGACGACAGCTCCCGGCTGGCGGCCTATCTGGCGGCCCGCGGCGCCGGACCTGGCGCGAAAGTGTCCATCTTCATGGACCGTTCGATCGACCTGGTGGTCGCGATGCTGGCCATCGCCAAGACCGGCGCGGCCTATATTCCGCTCGATCCTGCTTACCCGGAGCGGCGGCTGCACGACATGGTGGAGGACAGCGGCACCACGCTGATTCTCACCCACCGCGCGTTGCAGCCCCGGGCGGACGCGCTGGCCGGCGCGCGCTGCGAGTCGGTGGCGCTGGACGCGAATTGGCCGAGAATCGCCGCTAGCGCACCGCACCCGGTCGCGTCAGCGCTTGAGGACGGGCAACTGGCCTACGTGATCTACACGTCGGGCAGCACCGGCCAGCCCAAGGGCGTGATGGTAGGCCATGTGGCGCTGACGAATTTCCTGCAGTCGATGGCGGAGACGCCCGGCATGGCGGCCGGCGAAGTCATGCTGGCGGTGACCACGCACAGTTTCGACATCTCGGGGCTGGAGCTGCTGCTGCCGTTGATCGCGGGCGGCCTGTGCTGGCTGTGTCCGGCCGACGCGGCGGCGGATGCCCACCGGCTGCTCGCGCTGATGGAGCGCGTCAAGCCGACGATCATGCAGGCGACGCCCGCCACCTGGACGATGCTGTCGCACGCCGGCTGGACGAATGAGCGGCGGATGAAGGTGCTCTGCGGGGGCGAGCCGCTGCCGGACGCCTTGAAGCATTTCTTCGACCGGACCTGCGCCGACGCCTGGAATATGTACGGGCCGACCGAGACGACGATCTGGTCCACCGTGGAGAGGCTTGAAGCCGGCAAGCCGGTGTCGATCGGCCGGCCGATCGCCAATACGCGTGTCTACATCGCGCGGGAGGATGGGCGGCTCTGCGACGTCGGGGAGGCCGGGGAGCTGTGCATCGCCGGGCTCGGCCTGGCGCAGGGCTATCTGAACAAGCCGGAGCTGACGGCCGGCAAGTTCGCCGCCAATCCATATGAATCGTCCGGCAGGCTTTACCGCACCGGCGATCTCGCCCACTGGCAGCCCGACGGTTCCATCATGCATCTGGGCCGCATCGACAACCAGGTCAAGATTCGCGGCCACCGGATCGAAATCGGCGCCATCGAGGCCCACCTCGACAGCCATCCTGGCATGGTCCAGTCCGTGGTCGTCGCCAGGCAGCACCCGGGCGGCGGGCAATTGGCGGCCTACTGCGTCGCGGAAGCCGGGAGCAAGCTGTCTCCGGACGCGTTGCGCGATTATCTCGCCCAGCGCCTGCCCGGCTACATGGTGCCGGCGTTCATCGTCGAGATCGACGAGATTCCGCTGACGCCGAGCGGCAAGACCGACCGCAAGGCGTTGGCCGAGCGTCCGGTCGCCGCTGTTCGCGCCGCGGCTTCGGCCATTGAGGCCGATGCCGTGTTGCGCTTCATCATCGACGACTGGCAGGGCTTGTTGGGCGTGGCCGATATCGGCGCCGACACCCGCTTCCGCGACATCGGCGGCAATTCGGTCGCGGCGAATCTCTTCATTTCCAATATCAACAAAGCGTTCGGCCTCAAGCTGACGCTGACCGCATTGCAGGATTGCCAGAGCCCGGCGGACATCGCGCGCGTCGTCGCCGGGATGGGCGGGCAGGCGGGCGTGGCGGAGCAAGCGGACGGGCAGCCTGAAAAGGCGCGGGTCGGCGTCCGGCACGACATCGCCATCGTCGGCATGGCGGGCAGGTTTCCGGGCGCGGACACGGTCGACGCCTTCTGGGCTAATGTCGCGGCGGGCCGCAACTGCGTATCGGAGATCGGCGGCTCGCGGGAGGAGCTGCGCGGCGAGCGGCAGGCCGCTTGGGCCGGCCTGATTTCCGGCGTGTACGATTTCGACCCGGCTTTTTTCCGGATATCCCCGCGCGAAGCGGAGTTGATGGACCCGCAACAGCGGCTGATGCTGATCTGCGCGTGGCGGGCGCTGGAGGATGCCGGCATTGCGCCGCAGGTCTTCCGGGAGCGCCGCACCGGCGTCTTCGTCGCCGCTTCGCAAAATGATTACGCGCTGGAGGCCGCGCGGCAGGCCGGCAACGCAGGCTATCTCGTCACCGGGCACGCGGCATCGATGATTCCGAACCGGATTTCTCACTCGCTCGATCTGTTCGGACCCAGCGAGTGCGTCGAAACCACCTGCTCGTCCTCGCTGGTCGCGCTGCATCGCGCGGTGCGGGCGATCCGCCAGGGAGAGTGCGAACAGGCCATCGTCGGCGGGGTCAATCTGCTGACTTCGCCCGAGTATTTCGATAGTTACGAGGCGATGGGGCTGCTCAGCGCCGACCGCGCCACGCGGACCTTCCAGCCGGACGCCGACGGCTATGTCCGCTCCGAAGGGCTGGGCGTCGCGATCCTGAAGCCGCTGGAGCGCGCTCTCGATGACGGAGATTTCATCCATGCCGTCGTCAAGGGTACGAGCGTCAACCACGGCGGCAACACGGCGTCGCTGACCACGCCGAGCGCGGCAGGCATCGCCGCGGCGATGCGCGACGCGGTGGCCGACAGCGGCGTCGCCGTGGGCACGATAGGCTATATCGAGGCGCACGGCACCGGCTCGGTGGCCGGCGACGATGTCGAGGTCGCCGCGCTGCAATCGGCGTTCGAGCAACTGGCGGGCGAAGGCGCGGCGCGCGGCGCCTGCGCGCTTGGCGGCCTGAAGCCGTGCATCGGGCACACCGAGATCGCGTCCGGCATGGCGGCCTTGTTCAAGGTGGCGAAGGCGATGAGCCACGGCGTGCTGCCCGGCGTGCCGGGCGTGCGCGGCGAGGATGCGCGCGCGCGCTGGCCGGACAGCATGTTCCGGATAGAGGGAAGCAACCGCGACTGGACGCTTCCGGAAAGCGGCGGCGAGCCGCCGCCGCGCCGCGCGGGGATCAACAGCTACGGCTTCGGCGTCAACGCGCACGTGATCGTGGAGGCGCATCGGCTTCCGCCGGCCAAGAAGCCGGCATCTGCCGGCCAGGCCTTGGCCGCGCGGCGGGTCGCGGTATTGTCGGCGCGCACGCCGCGGCAACTGGCGACGGTGGCCGGCGAGCTGCGCGCTTACCTGAGCGCGCATCCAGGCAGCGATCTGGCGAGCGTGACGCACACGCTCCAGGTCGGCAGGCAGGCCTTGGCCGTACGTCTGGCGATCGTCGCGGGAGATGTCGCGGAGCTGGCCAATCGGCTCGAGCGGGCCGAAGCTGTCCTGGCCCGCGGCGCAACGGTACAAGGCGAGGATTTCGCCGCCATAGGCGGGACGTTCTATTCGGCGGCCCGGCGCGATGAGCCGCATTCGCAGGCGATAGACGCGATGTCGCCGGAGATGTCGGACCCAGCCGAGCTGGCAAGCGCCTGGGCTGCCGGCGTCGACGTGCGTTGGGCGAGCCTGAGCGACGGTCCGCCGCGGCTTCCGCTGCCCGGCTATCCCTTCCAGCTCGAGGAGTACCGCGTCGGCGCCGGCGCGGGACGGGTGGCCGAGCAAGCCGCGCCCAAGGCCGTTTCGGCAGGCAGGACGCGCGCGAAGCGGATCTGCGTGGTCGGCGCCGGGCCCGGCGGTTTGGTCATGGCCAAGTCGCTGCTGGAGGAAGGGCACGCGCCCGTCGTCTACGAGGCGCAAGGGAAGCTGGGCGGCGTCTGGAATCTGGAACGGGACAAGACCGTCGGCACTTATTCGACGACGCGATTCCAGAATTCCAAGGACACGAGCTTCTTCTCTGATTTCTACCCGCGCGACATGGACGACATGTTCCCGAACGTCCGCGACGTGCGCGCTTATCTGGAGGCCTACACCGACCGTTTCGACCTGAAGCGCCACATTCATTGCGGCGTCTCCGTCACCGCGGTGCGGGAGGACGGCGGATGCTGGCAGGTGGAGACCGTTTCCGAGCAAGGCCGCAAGACGGAGACCTTCGACGGTGTCGCGCTGTGCCATGGCCGCTACCAGATTCCCAGGAAGATGACGGTGGACGGACTCGACCGCTTCCCAGGCAAAGTGATGCACGCCGGCCAGTACTACGACAACGCGCCGTTCGCCGGCAAGCGGGTCCTGGTCATCGGCAACGGCGTCAGCGGCATGGACATCGCGACGGAGGCGAGCAAGGTAGCCGACGCCGTGTATTGGAGCATCCGCTCGCGCAAATTCATCCTGCCGCGCATGGTCGGCTTCCTGCCCAACGACTTTGTGTCGCCGGTCAACCTGCTGTTGTCCGACCGCATGCGCGCGCAGCGGCACTTGGACCGGCTGGCGCTGGCCGTGCCCGAATTCAACGACGCGTTCGAGCGAAGCGGCATGCGGCCTAGTCTTGACGAGTTCATGAGCCACCCCTTCATCCACATCAATGACGAAGTCGTCGGTTTGGTGGCATCCGGCCGCATCCGGACGGTGTTCGGCCAGGTCGACCGTTTCGAGGACGGCGCCTGCTACCACCAGGGCAGCGAAGAGGCCATCGAGGACATCGACATCGTGGTCGAGTGCGGCGGCTACCGGACCGACGCGCTGTGGCACTACCTGGACGGCATTGAACCGAAGCGCGATTTCGCGATGGGCCTGTTCCACCGCCGTAATCCGATGCTGGTCAATCAGTACGGGCTGCAGGAAGTCGGCGTTATCGGCACCTTCCCGCACCTCGAGATGGTGTCGCGCTGGTACGCGCAGATCGTTTCGGGAAAGTACGCGCTGAGCGAGGCGGAGCTGGCCCTCGACGCGGACACGCGCCAGATCGTCATGGGGCCGCTCGCCAATGTGGTGATAGGCATGAAGCTCGGGTTCGCGCCCGATCCGAGTGTCGAGTTCAAGGCGTTCTGGGCGTTGCTGAACCGCCCCTGCTTCCCGGCGCAGTACCGGCTCCGCGGAGCGCATGCGTGGGCCGACGCGGCCGGCGTCGTCGAAATGTGCCGCCAACGCGCTTTCGTGCACGGCGAGGAGCAGGACCCGGAAATCCGCCTGCTGAAATTCCGCTTGCTGGCAGGCCTGGGCGCCGATGCCTTGCGGCGCCTGCTGGAGACGGGAGAGATCACGGAGGCGGAGCGCGAGGGCGCGCTCGCGCATCTGGGCGATCCGCTCGTCGTCGACTGGAACAGCCAGTTCCTGACGCCAGCGGATGGCGGCACGGGCACGCGGCTGGATCCGCTCGAGGATGAATACCGGACGCTGATCCGCAGGCTCAAGGACCGCACGCTGGATGGCGACGGCCTGCTGCGGGAACTCAAAAAACTGTCGAGGGTGGGGTGA
- a CDS encoding beta-ketoacyl synthase N-terminal-like domain-containing protein, with amino-acid sequence MDLNVFVEQVRGEALSESAALKRIRELHRAVDSSEEPEAGNAAEVMDALSCMLRETIGCEAGDVDPERSFADYGFNSIALTEFSKRITARYALKPGPAVFLEHPSLVRLSGYLAARLGAVAAKAPLGMTGARPAIAEKKDASLHVAEPARNDSAPRMAFSARPAADGDIAIIGMGGRLPKSDDLHDFWRRIVAGESLISEVPADRWNWRTHFDDPTVANKTDCRHGGFIDDVRGFDAQHFNIAPSEAALIDPQHRLALQAVWETLEAAGYAPASLRQRKVGVFFGVERHDYADLIRARGIDIDGHLNTGNASAMLVNRIAHYFDWRGPVSAVDAACASSFVAIGEAVAALRDGRADAAVAGGVNLLLNPDISIYNRKLGLFTGSGEVRPFDKRADGHVFSDGVGVVLLKRLADAERDQDAILGVIKGISVRHGGRSMFLTAPNAEIHRETISEALREARLSPDDIDYIEAQGTANPIADDVELSAFHEVFGKRRAGKPRLGTVKGQLGHCSGASGVISLIKAILSLRTDTLAKIANLHELNWSGDEGEFACEPVVETTVWKPATRDGQPLPRHIGIHNFGFGGVTGHLVLGEHIGAGASRAQSGAAVFGEQAVLLSARTAPQLEQAAGRLLDFLNGMAGEATLDDIAYTLQTGREHFAHRMVVFADSLPALAEKLSRLLDGSADERTGLRRDGESGGDVRQLFASPEMQSTLRHWLDGRDARSLGRVWASGVAVDWSRLYAGRSLPRKTMLPAYPFARQPLWLPEPSAAAGHGSASLLGRNVSTFASQRYASAFDGGERCFRPATGGGRVFIEPAHLDMVDEALREAAEVAADESVFLRVRGVAHPAPLLADGEPVPVRTTLAPAADGGVSYRLTSGSGEGERVHATGHAELLLLEQAPSLDGDALEGVDGVLERADVLASVGVRDGDVHSEFIAAAALVAAWVSGSAGRAPLPVAFATIGSASVYGRAGADARIWVRPSAQASGGEPRLDIDVFDAGGRVFAQLRDVACARGTERAGAMPEQTNGMIPTLNGTGAMTTRLPACSEAFVEFAATARGEVMDMGCAYGVATIAALERGARVLAVDIDERHLQILSARVPPALKARLETQAGALPGMSVAKGRFAAIHASRVLHFLAPEAFRESLRKMAGWLAPGGKLFLTCDSPYFPHWSARVAEYERLAAQGHEWPGHIADLSAYFRQRVYEGAGAAMDSGERAAHALGGVGLINLVDPDILSRECRLAGLEIEEAGYEGLAIDGVEAAGRGGLEHASVIAVKPTP; translated from the coding sequence ATGGATCTGAATGTTTTTGTCGAGCAGGTGCGCGGCGAGGCGCTGTCCGAATCGGCCGCGCTCAAGCGGATCCGGGAACTGCATCGGGCGGTAGATTCCAGTGAAGAGCCGGAGGCTGGAAACGCGGCGGAGGTCATGGACGCGCTGTCCTGCATGCTGAGGGAAACGATAGGCTGCGAGGCCGGCGATGTCGATCCTGAGCGCAGCTTCGCCGATTACGGCTTCAATTCGATCGCGCTGACCGAGTTCTCGAAGCGGATCACCGCGCGCTATGCGCTGAAGCCTGGTCCGGCGGTATTTCTCGAACACCCGTCGCTCGTGCGCCTGAGCGGCTATCTCGCCGCCAGGCTGGGCGCGGTGGCGGCGAAGGCGCCGCTTGGCATGACGGGCGCGCGTCCGGCCATCGCGGAAAAAAAGGATGCAAGCCTCCATGTCGCGGAGCCGGCCCGGAACGACAGCGCGCCGCGCATGGCTTTTTCGGCCCGGCCGGCGGCGGACGGCGACATCGCCATCATCGGTATGGGCGGGCGGCTGCCGAAGTCCGACGACCTGCATGATTTCTGGCGGCGCATCGTGGCGGGCGAATCGCTGATTTCCGAAGTGCCCGCCGACCGCTGGAACTGGCGGACGCATTTCGACGATCCGACCGTCGCCAACAAGACCGACTGCCGCCACGGCGGGTTCATCGACGATGTGCGCGGATTCGACGCCCAGCATTTCAATATCGCGCCCAGCGAGGCGGCGCTGATCGACCCTCAGCACCGGCTGGCGCTGCAAGCGGTCTGGGAAACGCTGGAGGCGGCCGGCTACGCGCCGGCGTCGTTGCGCCAGCGCAAGGTCGGCGTGTTCTTCGGCGTCGAGCGCCATGACTACGCGGACCTGATCCGCGCGCGCGGCATCGACATCGACGGCCATCTGAACACCGGCAACGCCAGCGCGATGCTGGTCAACCGGATCGCCCACTATTTCGACTGGCGCGGACCGGTGTCGGCGGTGGACGCGGCATGCGCCAGCTCTTTCGTGGCGATCGGCGAGGCGGTGGCCGCGCTGCGCGACGGCCGGGCCGACGCCGCTGTCGCGGGTGGCGTCAATCTGCTGCTGAATCCGGATATCAGCATCTACAACCGCAAGCTCGGCCTGTTCACCGGCAGCGGCGAGGTGCGGCCATTCGACAAGCGGGCCGACGGCCACGTGTTCAGCGACGGCGTCGGCGTGGTGCTGCTCAAACGCCTGGCCGACGCCGAGCGCGACCAGGACGCCATTCTCGGCGTGATCAAGGGCATATCGGTGCGCCATGGCGGCAGGAGCATGTTCCTGACCGCGCCCAATGCCGAAATCCATCGCGAGACGATCAGCGAAGCGCTGCGGGAGGCGCGCCTGTCGCCGGACGACATCGACTACATCGAGGCGCAGGGCACGGCCAATCCGATCGCGGACGATGTCGAGTTGAGCGCCTTCCACGAAGTGTTCGGCAAGCGCCGCGCCGGCAAGCCCCGCCTGGGCACGGTCAAGGGCCAGCTTGGCCATTGCTCCGGCGCTTCGGGCGTGATCTCGCTGATCAAGGCGATCCTGTCGCTGCGGACCGACACGCTGGCCAAGATCGCGAATCTGCATGAGCTGAATTGGTCCGGCGACGAAGGCGAATTCGCCTGCGAGCCGGTCGTTGAAACCACTGTCTGGAAGCCGGCGACGCGCGACGGCCAGCCCTTGCCGCGCCACATCGGCATCCACAATTTCGGCTTCGGCGGCGTGACCGGCCATCTGGTGTTGGGCGAACACATCGGCGCCGGCGCGAGCCGGGCGCAGTCCGGGGCTGCTGTTTTCGGCGAGCAAGCCGTGTTGCTGTCGGCGCGCACGGCGCCGCAACTGGAGCAGGCGGCCGGGCGGCTGCTCGATTTCCTGAACGGCATGGCCGGCGAGGCCACGCTAGACGACATCGCCTACACGCTGCAGACCGGGCGCGAACATTTCGCCCACCGCATGGTGGTGTTCGCCGACTCTCTGCCCGCGCTCGCCGAGAAGCTCTCGCGACTGCTGGATGGTTCGGCCGACGAGCGGACGGGGCTGCGCCGCGACGGGGAGTCGGGCGGCGACGTCCGCCAGCTATTCGCCAGCCCGGAGATGCAGTCCACGCTGCGGCATTGGCTGGACGGGCGCGACGCGCGCAGCCTGGGCCGGGTCTGGGCGTCGGGCGTGGCGGTCGACTGGTCCCGCTTGTACGCCGGCCGTTCGTTGCCGAGAAAAACCATGCTGCCCGCCTATCCGTTCGCGCGGCAGCCGCTGTGGCTGCCCGAGCCGTCCGCTGCCGCCGGCCATGGTTCGGCGTCGCTGCTGGGCCGCAACGTGTCGACTTTCGCGTCGCAACGCTACGCGTCGGCGTTTGACGGCGGCGAGCGCTGCTTCCGCCCCGCAACGGGCGGCGGCCGCGTTTTCATCGAGCCCGCGCATCTGGACATGGTGGACGAAGCCCTGCGCGAGGCGGCGGAAGTCGCCGCCGACGAGTCTGTTTTCCTTCGCGTGCGCGGTGTCGCGCATCCGGCGCCGCTGTTGGCGGACGGCGAGCCAGTGCCGGTGCGCACGACGCTCGCCCCGGCCGCCGACGGCGGCGTGTCCTACCGGCTGACGTCCGGAAGCGGGGAGGGCGAGCGCGTCCATGCGACGGGCCATGCCGAGCTTCTGCTGCTGGAGCAGGCGCCGTCGTTGGACGGCGACGCGTTGGAGGGCGTTGACGGCGTATTGGAGCGCGCCGACGTGCTGGCGTCGGTCGGCGTCCGCGACGGCGATGTCCACAGCGAATTCATCGCCGCCGCCGCCTTGGTCGCCGCCTGGGTGTCCGGATCTGCCGGCCGCGCGCCGCTGCCGGTCGCGTTCGCCACCATCGGTTCCGCCAGCGTTTACGGCCGGGCCGGCGCGGACGCGCGGATCTGGGTTCGCCCCTCGGCGCAGGCCAGCGGCGGCGAACCGCGCCTGGACATCGACGTGTTCGACGCCGGCGGCCGGGTATTCGCGCAACTGCGGGATGTGGCCTGCGCGCGCGGGACGGAGCGCGCGGGCGCGATGCCCGAGCAAACCAACGGCATGATCCCGACGCTGAACGGCACGGGCGCGATGACCACGCGCCTGCCAGCTTGCTCGGAAGCCTTCGTGGAGTTCGCCGCGACGGCGCGGGGCGAGGTGATGGACATGGGCTGCGCCTACGGGGTGGCGACGATCGCCGCGCTTGAGCGCGGTGCGCGGGTGTTGGCGGTCGACATCGACGAGCGCCATCTGCAGATACTGTCCGCGCGCGTGCCGCCGGCCTTGAAGGCAAGGCTGGAGACGCAGGCCGGAGCGCTTCCCGGCATGAGCGTCGCGAAAGGGCGCTTCGCCGCGATCCATGCGTCGCGCGTGCTGCATTTCCTGGCGCCGGAAGCGTTCCGGGAATCGCTGCGCAAGATGGCGGGCTGGCTCGCGCCGGGCGGAAAGCTGTTCCTGACCTGCGATAGCCCTTACTTCCCGCACTGGTCGGCGCGCGTCGCCGAGTACGAGCGGCTCGCCGCACAGGGGCACGAGTGGCCGGGCCATATCGCCGATCTGTCGGCGTATTTCCGCCAGCGGGTCTATGAAGGCGCCGGCGCCGCGATGGACTCCGGCGAGCGAGCCGCGCACGCGCTGGGCGGGGTGGGGCTGATCAATCTGGTCGATCCGGACATCCTCTCGCGCGAATGCCGTCTGGCCGGGCTGGAGATTGAAGAGGCCGGCTATGAAGGGCTCGCGATCGACGGCGTCGAGGCCGCGGGCCGAGGCGGGCTTGAGCACGCCAGCGTGATCGCCGTGAAGCCGACGCCTTAG
- the fabD gene encoding ACP S-malonyltransferase: MTIAYVFPGQGSQFKGMGAEVLDAFPDHVREADEILGYSIKSLCLGDPQGVLGQTEYTQPALYTIGALTYLDRMRRGSVGEIDYFAGHSLGEYCALFAAGAFDFATGLRLVKRRGELMSRAPKGAMAAVIGMSMEAVRDCLRGAGLGAIDLANINSAQQIILSGLYDDIHAAGTAALFQQAGATFVPLNVSAAFHSRYMYGVEREFRDYLEGFELRPLRTNVIANVTARPYPRDDYAELLSKQISSPVKWHETISWLLSRGCERIEQLGPGAVLTKLTDAIKAAPVAIPADPAPDAPSMSRRRPAKRALFMYGGQGTQYFQMGRQLYEEHSAFRRQFDACSALAEAESGQSLVRIVYDDARQVYEPFSSVLHTHPALFSIGYSLTAAMREESVEPEAVLGYSLGEYVALAVAGCVSWEDGLRLAIRQARAIERACPEGGMLSVLTPVGHFDDRPDIYAGVELAGVNFGENFCVSGPRAALDRAKAKLNEAGILSLELPVRYPFHSSRVDEMREEIMALAGGIAPRPPRIPYYSPAYGRQIEASDLADPGRYIWNVVRKQVGFHRLIRALHAEAPSRVFVDLSATGSLSNFIKYMSLDGVRHHHLINQFGKDAASLSAFKQAFGRLEEHDYVA; the protein is encoded by the coding sequence ATGACTATTGCCTACGTTTTTCCTGGCCAGGGTTCCCAGTTCAAGGGGATGGGAGCCGAAGTTCTCGATGCGTTTCCGGATCATGTAAGAGAGGCGGACGAGATTCTCGGCTATTCGATCAAGTCGTTGTGTCTTGGCGACCCGCAAGGCGTATTGGGGCAGACCGAATACACGCAGCCTGCCTTGTACACGATTGGCGCATTGACCTATCTCGACCGGATGCGGCGCGGTTCCGTCGGGGAGATTGACTATTTCGCCGGCCACTCCCTGGGCGAGTATTGCGCGCTTTTCGCCGCCGGAGCGTTCGACTTCGCGACCGGACTGAGACTGGTCAAACGACGGGGCGAACTGATGAGCCGGGCGCCGAAGGGCGCGATGGCGGCCGTCATCGGCATGAGCATGGAGGCGGTTCGCGACTGCCTGCGCGGGGCCGGGCTGGGGGCGATCGATCTCGCCAACATCAACTCCGCTCAGCAGATCATTCTGTCCGGCCTCTACGACGACATTCATGCGGCCGGAACGGCGGCGCTGTTTCAGCAGGCCGGCGCCACGTTCGTGCCCTTGAATGTCAGCGCGGCGTTTCATTCCCGCTACATGTACGGGGTCGAGCGCGAGTTTCGCGATTATCTCGAAGGCTTCGAACTGCGGCCGCTGCGCACCAATGTCATCGCCAACGTGACAGCCAGGCCGTACCCCCGTGACGATTATGCGGAACTGCTGAGCAAGCAGATTTCCAGCCCGGTCAAGTGGCACGAAACGATTTCGTGGCTACTTTCCCGCGGTTGCGAGCGGATTGAGCAGCTTGGCCCAGGCGCGGTGCTGACCAAGCTCACCGATGCAATCAAGGCCGCGCCGGTGGCGATCCCGGCGGATCCCGCGCCCGATGCGCCGTCGATGTCCAGAAGGCGGCCTGCCAAACGGGCGCTGTTCATGTATGGCGGCCAGGGCACCCAGTATTTTCAGATGGGGCGGCAGCTGTACGAGGAGCATTCGGCATTCCGCCGCCAGTTCGACGCGTGCAGCGCGCTTGCGGAGGCGGAGTCGGGGCAGTCGCTGGTCCGAATCGTTTATGACGACGCGCGCCAGGTATACGAACCGTTCAGTTCAGTTCTCCATACGCATCCGGCGCTGTTCAGCATCGGCTACTCGCTGACGGCGGCGATGCGTGAGGAGAGCGTGGAGCCCGAGGCCGTGCTTGGCTACAGCCTGGGCGAGTACGTGGCTTTGGCTGTGGCCGGCTGCGTGTCCTGGGAGGACGGCCTGCGATTGGCGATACGCCAGGCCCGCGCGATCGAGCGGGCTTGCCCAGAGGGCGGGATGCTCAGCGTGCTGACGCCGGTCGGGCACTTCGACGATCGTCCCGATATTTATGCCGGCGTCGAGCTGGCGGGCGTGAATTTCGGCGAGAACTTTTGCGTGTCCGGCCCCCGCGCCGCTCTTGACCGCGCGAAGGCGAAACTGAACGAGGCCGGCATCCTGTCGCTCGAGTTGCCGGTCCGCTATCCCTTCCATTCCAGCCGCGTCGATGAGATGCGAGAGGAAATCATGGCGTTGGCCGGCGGCATCGCGCCGCGTCCGCCGCGCATCCCGTATTACTCGCCGGCATACGGGCGGCAGATAGAGGCGAGCGATCTGGCGGATCCCGGGCGGTACATATGGAACGTGGTCCGCAAGCAGGTGGGTTTTCATCGCCTGATCCGCGCGCTTCACGCCGAAGCCCCGTCGCGCGTGTTTGTCGACCTGAGCGCGACCGGATCGCTCTCCAACTTCATCAAATACATGTCGCTGGACGGCGTCCGGCATCACCACCTGATCAACCAGTTCGGCAAAGATGCGGCCAGCCTCTCCGCGTTCAAGCAAGCCTTCGGACGCCTCGAGGAGCACGACTATGTCGCATGA